Genomic window (Nitrospirota bacterium):
CTGGGCCATCCTGACCATGGTGTCATACACCGCGCTGTCTCCGTGGGGATGGTACTTTTTCAGGACCTCGCCGACCACGCCGGCGCTCTTTGAATATTTCTTGCTGTGCAGAAGCCCTTCGCGGAACATGGCGTAAAGGATCCGCCGGTGCACGGGCTTCAGTCCGTCGCGCACATCCGGAAGCGCCCGCCCCACGATCACGCTCATGGAGTAGTCGAGGTAGGAGGTCTTCATCTCCTGCTCGATATTGATCTGTGATTTTATTTCCTGAGGTTCCATAATTATGTATCCTCGCCAAGGGCCTCAGCGTCCGCAAAGTCTTTATTTCTTCCCAATGCGCGCTTGTTACGAATAAACGAGTTCTTCCCAATGTACGAGACCGGGATAGTGCCGAACGTTCCTTGAACGCGATCCGCTTCCGTTTCATCCCATGTTACGCCGGTGATCGATGTTATGATATCAACGCGTACTGGAGGCACGCCAAGTTGAATGATCCTGTCGGGAACCGAGAAATCATCGACGGTAAGTCCCAGGGATCCAAAACCAAACGCCTCAAGGGCGCTTAGAATGCGTCGTCCGTTCACCTCATCAGGGCGCACGAGAAGATCCAGATCACCCGTGTATCTCGGCGCTCCGTGAAAAGCGAGCGCATAGGCGCCGACAATGATGTAACGCACGTCATGGGCGTTGAACAACGCGAGCAATTCTTTGTAATCGGCTTGCTCTTCCATCGCGTTCTCTCCTCAGGCGCTCGACAACTGCGATGCGCTCTTCCGCTGTTTTTGACAACCAGAAGAGTAGGTTTTCCCTGGTTTCCAAAATGTCCCGCAAGCATCCTTTTCGTACGATCCGTTCGATCATTTATTCCCGCCGACGATTATGACGAATTTGTTGGGTTTCGCGCTGCTCAACCCAATCTACCGTCTTACTTTCTGACTATTTTTCTCTCACCGAGGGGCGAGGGTGTTTATACATCCAGATTTCTCACTTCCAGTGCATGCCGCTGGATAAAGGCGCGGCGCGGCTCCACGGCATCGCCCATGAGGATCGTAAAGATCTCGTCGGCCTTGACCGAATCTTCAACCGTGACCTGGAGGAACGTCCTTTTTTCAGGGTCCATGGTCGTTTTCCAGAGTTGCTCGGGATTCATCTCGCCCAAGCCTTTATACCGCTGGATCGCGAGACCCTTTTTACCGAGGTCGAGGATATAGTGTACAAGCTTGCCTGGATTGCTGAAGCTTTTTTCTTCGGCCTTCTCCCGGATCTTATACTCCGGCCCGCCGAGACCGAGGAGGGCCGGCGACAGGCTCTGGAGTTCACGGAACTCGGGCGTGGTCACGAAATTCTCGTCAAGGATGATGCTCGAGTGCGCGGCATCGTATTGAGAATCAAATCGAAGCCGCAGGGCCTGGTGCTCCTCGTCCGGTTCGATCGCCCATTCGGTCCTGGTCTTGGGATGAAATTGCTTGAGATACTCCTCCACTCTGATGGCCAATGCCTTGAGCTTCTCCTCTTCTTTGAGGTATGCTTTGTTGAATGTCTTGTCGAGCAGAAGCGAACGCAGCACCAAGACGTCGAGGCGTTTTCTTCGGAATTTGTCGAGCGTTCGTTCGAACTGCACAAGTTTCTTGAGCGTGGTGATCAACCGCTCGCCGTGCAGCCAGTCGCCCAGTTCAGGCGAATAGAGCTCGACATCCTCCGCTGCAACGTCGAGCAAAAAGTCTTCCATGCGTGAATCATCCTTGATGTAGCGCTCGGTCTTGCCCCGCTTGATCTTGAAGAGCGGCGGCTGGGCGATGTACAGATAACCGCGCTCGATGATCTGGGGCATCTGGCGATAAAAGAACGTGAGCAGCAGGGTGCGAATGTGGGCGCCGTCCACATCGGCGTCGGTCATGATCACGATCTTATGATAGCGAATCTTGGCGATATTGAACTCCTCGCGTCCGATGCCTGCGCCAAGGGCGGTGATAAGCACTTTGATCTCGTCGCTGGAGAGCATTTTGTCGAAACGCGCTTTCTCCACGTTCAGGATCTTGCCTTTGAGCGGAAGGATGGCCTGATTCTTCCGGTCCCTGCCCTGTTTTGCTGAACCGCCTGCTGAATCTCCCTCAACGATAAAGATTTCCGAGAGTGCCGGGTCCTTTTCCTGGCAGTCCGCCAGCTTGCCCGGGAGGGACGTTGAGTCAAGAACTCCCTTGCGCCGGGTGAGCTCCCGGGCCTTACGGGCCGCCTCGCGCGCCCGGGCGGCGTTCAAACCCTTCTCCGCCACCTTGCGCGCGACCGCAGGGTTCTCTTCAAGATAGGTCCCGAGGGACTCGTTCACCATGCCCTCGACGATGCCCTTGACCTCGCTATTGCCGAGCTTGGTCTTGGTCTGTCCCTCGAACTGAGGGTTTTGAAGACGCACGCTCACGACCGCCGTCAATCCCTCGCGCACGTCTTCTCCCGAGAAGGCCTCGTCGCCATTCTTGAGCAGCCCGCTTGCGACCGCATAGCTGTTCACCGTGCGTGTGAGAGCGGCCTTGAATCCCACGAGGTGCGTGCCGCCCTCCTGGGTGTTGATGTTGTTTGCAAAGGCGAAGACCTGCTCCACATAGCTGTCGTTGTATTGGAGCGCAATCTCTACAAAGATGCCTTCCCGTTCTTTGGTAAGATAAATAGGGGTCGGGTGAAGCGTTGTCTTGTTCTTGTTCAGATACTCGATAAACGAGACGATGCCGCCTTCATAGAAGAAGGTCTGTTTTTTGCCCGAGCGTTCATCCTGAATCGAGATTTTCAGGCCCCGGTTCAGGAACGCGAGTTCGCGCAAGCGCTGCGACAGAATATCGTAGCTGTACTCACGGTCCTCAAAGATCTGAAAGTCAGGCTTGAAGGTGACCTTGGTGCCCATCGTCGTTGTCGTGCCGGTCTCCGCAAGCGGGGCCTGCGGGTTGCCACGCTCGTATCGTTGCTGATAGACCTTGCCGTTCTGCTTGATCTCGAGCTCGAGCCATTCCGAAAGCGCATTCACCACGGATACACCCACGCCGTGGAGGCCGCCGGAGACCTTGTATACGTCGCTGTCGAACTTGCCGCCTGCGTGGAGCACCGTGAGGGCGACCTCGGCGGCTGAACGCTTCTGCGTGGTGTGCATCTGTGTGGGGATGCCGCGGCCGTCATCGATCACCGTGACGCTGTTGTCGATATGGATGATGACATCAATACACGAGCAGAAGCCTGCCATGGCCTCATCCACGCTGTTGTCCACGATCTCGTAGGCCAGGTGGTGAAGACCAACGCTCCCGGTGCTGCCGATGTACATGGCCGGCCGTTTACGCACGGCCTCAAGACCTTCGAGCACCTTTATGCTGTCTGCAGTATAGTCCATCCACTCCTCGCAAAAAAAGGGATTTTACCGCTCAATGCGGAGCAATCCCTCACGGTATTATTGCATTGGAAATTGTAAAATCAACACCGTCCGGCGCAATTTTTCAATTTCCAATCTTAAATCTTCAATTTACAATACGACATTCGCAGAATGTCGCTAGACTCTCATCGGCATCACAACGCATTTGTAGTTTTCGTCGCCCTCTTCAGTAATCAGGCAGGGGCTCAGCGCATCGCTTAGCTCAAGAGAGATGGTCTCCCGGTCCATGGCCAAAAGCACATCCATGAGATAGCGCGAGTTGAATCCGATCGCGATCGCCTCTCCCTTGTAATCCACAGCAAGCTCTTCATTTGCCTCACCCACTTCCGGATTGTTCGTGGAAAGAATGAGCCGGCCCTGTTCGAGCTGTAGTTTTACGGCGTTGGTCTTTTCCTTGGACAGGATTGAAACGCGCTTCACCGCATGGGTAAAGATGTCCTTGGACACAGTGACCTTCTTCGTGCTCTTCGCGGGCACAACCTGGAGATAGTTGGGATAGTTGCCGTCAATGAGCTTCGTCACCATGACCAGACCATCGCGCTTGAACAGCGCGTGGTTCTTGCCGAAGCCCAGACGGAGCTCAGCTTTGGGCGTGTCCTCCTCAAGGAGTCGTCGAAGCTCCATCATCGCTTTTTTGGGGATGATGACGCTCTCTTCCTTATGTTTTGCGTCCATAACCCGGTCGACCATCGAAAGCCGGTGTCCGTCGGTACCGACCATCCGTATGTTGAGGCCGCCTTTGGTCTGTGTCATATGGACAAAGAGACCGTTCAGTACATACCGGGCGTCGTTCTCACCCACGGCGTAAAGCGTCTTCTTGATCATGTCGCGAAGCATATCGCCTTCGATGACGATCATGCCTTCTTCCGAAACGTCAGGGAGCGCGGGGTACTCGTCCCGGGGCAAGCCGACGAGCTTGAACTGTGAATGGCCTGTTTGTATCTTGACCCAGTTGTTGTCTTCGACTTTGATCTGGATGTCTTCTGACGGAAGCTCCCGCACGATCTCATACATTTTCTTCGCCGACACGGTGACAGCGCCGGGCTTCTCGACCGTCGCCGCATAACGTCCGCGCAATCCGATCTCAAGGTCCGTAGCGATGATCTCCACACCACTTTTATCGGCAATGAGGAGCATGTTCGAGAGAATGGGCATGGTGTTCTTCTTTTCCACAACACCCTGGATCCTCTGTAACCCCTTCAGAATTTCCTCTTTTTT
Coding sequences:
- a CDS encoding nucleotidyltransferase family protein — its product is MEEQADYKELLALFNAHDVRYIIVGAYALAFHGAPRYTGDLDLLVRPDEVNGRRILSALEAFGFGSLGLTVDDFSVPDRIIQLGVPPVRVDIITSITGVTWDETEADRVQGTFGTIPVSYIGKNSFIRNKRALGRNKDFADAEALGEDT
- the gyrB gene encoding DNA topoisomerase (ATP-hydrolyzing) subunit B, translated to MDYTADSIKVLEGLEAVRKRPAMYIGSTGSVGLHHLAYEIVDNSVDEAMAGFCSCIDVIIHIDNSVTVIDDGRGIPTQMHTTQKRSAAEVALTVLHAGGKFDSDVYKVSGGLHGVGVSVVNALSEWLELEIKQNGKVYQQRYERGNPQAPLAETGTTTTMGTKVTFKPDFQIFEDREYSYDILSQRLRELAFLNRGLKISIQDERSGKKQTFFYEGGIVSFIEYLNKNKTTLHPTPIYLTKEREGIFVEIALQYNDSYVEQVFAFANNINTQEGGTHLVGFKAALTRTVNSYAVASGLLKNGDEAFSGEDVREGLTAVVSVRLQNPQFEGQTKTKLGNSEVKGIVEGMVNESLGTYLEENPAVARKVAEKGLNAARAREAARKARELTRRKGVLDSTSLPGKLADCQEKDPALSEIFIVEGDSAGGSAKQGRDRKNQAILPLKGKILNVEKARFDKMLSSDEIKVLITALGAGIGREEFNIAKIRYHKIVIMTDADVDGAHIRTLLLTFFYRQMPQIIERGYLYIAQPPLFKIKRGKTERYIKDDSRMEDFLLDVAAEDVELYSPELGDWLHGERLITTLKKLVQFERTLDKFRRKRLDVLVLRSLLLDKTFNKAYLKEEEKLKALAIRVEEYLKQFHPKTRTEWAIEPDEEHQALRLRFDSQYDAAHSSIILDENFVTTPEFRELQSLSPALLGLGGPEYKIREKAEEKSFSNPGKLVHYILDLGKKGLAIQRYKGLGEMNPEQLWKTTMDPEKRTFLQVTVEDSVKADEIFTILMGDAVEPRRAFIQRHALEVRNLDV
- the dnaN gene encoding DNA polymerase III subunit beta, with protein sequence MKLTIKKEEILKGLQRIQGVVEKKNTMPILSNMLLIADKSGVEIIATDLEIGLRGRYAATVEKPGAVTVSAKKMYEIVRELPSEDIQIKVEDNNWVKIQTGHSQFKLVGLPRDEYPALPDVSEEGMIVIEGDMLRDMIKKTLYAVGENDARYVLNGLFVHMTQTKGGLNIRMVGTDGHRLSMVDRVMDAKHKEESVIIPKKAMMELRRLLEEDTPKAELRLGFGKNHALFKRDGLVMVTKLIDGNYPNYLQVVPAKSTKKVTVSKDIFTHAVKRVSILSKEKTNAVKLQLEQGRLILSTNNPEVGEANEELAVDYKGEAIAIGFNSRYLMDVLLAMDRETISLELSDALSPCLITEEGDENYKCVVMPMRV